From the Microbacterium thalassium genome, one window contains:
- a CDS encoding DNA polymerase III subunit delta', producing MGSEADASVADPALRDLPWSDVWGQDAAVHTLQSAAAHPANMTHAWLITGPPGSGRSNLAYAFAAALIADPGDEAAMRQVLARTHPDLTSLRTEQVIIRIDEARRLVERAYFAPSIGRHRVIVVEDADRMAERTSNVLLKALEEPPEHTVWVLCAPSEADLLPTIRSRVRTLRLNEPEVADVARLIVERTGAAPDVAEQSARLAQRHIGMAQRLATDADPRTRRDQTLRAVLQVRSVTDAVETAGHIVQAATDDAKALTVERDEAERAQLRRTLGVAEGAALPPAVRSQLTALEDEQKRRATRSLRDGIDRVLTDLQSMYRDVLMLQFGRDEALINRELEPHLRQVAEAWSPDRTLVVVDRIAETRRNLEQNVAPTLALESMLVTVASGRTP from the coding sequence ATGGGTTCCGAGGCCGACGCGTCCGTGGCGGATCCGGCCCTGCGCGACCTTCCCTGGTCCGACGTATGGGGGCAGGACGCCGCGGTGCACACACTGCAGAGCGCGGCCGCCCATCCCGCGAACATGACCCACGCGTGGCTGATCACCGGTCCTCCGGGATCAGGGCGCTCGAACCTCGCCTACGCGTTCGCCGCGGCGCTGATCGCCGATCCGGGCGACGAGGCGGCGATGCGGCAGGTGCTCGCCCGCACGCACCCCGATCTGACGTCGCTGCGCACCGAGCAGGTCATCATCCGCATCGACGAGGCGCGGCGCCTCGTCGAGCGCGCCTACTTCGCGCCGTCGATCGGCCGCCACCGCGTGATCGTGGTCGAGGACGCCGACCGCATGGCCGAGCGCACGTCGAACGTGCTCCTCAAGGCCCTCGAGGAGCCGCCCGAGCACACCGTCTGGGTGCTCTGCGCTCCGAGCGAGGCCGATCTGCTCCCCACGATCCGCTCGCGCGTGCGCACGCTGCGCCTGAACGAGCCCGAGGTCGCCGACGTCGCGCGCCTGATCGTGGAGCGCACCGGCGCGGCCCCCGACGTCGCCGAGCAGTCCGCGCGTCTGGCCCAGCGCCACATCGGAATGGCCCAGCGCCTCGCGACGGACGCCGACCCGCGCACGCGCCGCGACCAGACCCTGCGTGCGGTGCTGCAGGTGCGCAGCGTCACCGATGCCGTCGAGACCGCCGGTCACATCGTGCAGGCCGCGACCGACGACGCCAAGGCCCTCACCGTCGAGCGCGACGAGGCCGAGCGGGCGCAGCTGCGGCGCACCCTCGGCGTCGCCGAAGGGGCGGCTCTGCCGCCCGCCGTCCGCTCGCAGCTGACCGCGCTCGAGGACGAGCAGAAGCGACGCGCCACCCGCAGCCTCCGCGACGGCATCGACCGCGTCCTCACCGACCTGCAGTCGATGTACCGCGACGTGCTCATGCTGCAGTTCGGGCGCGATGAGGCGCTCATCAACCGCGAACTCGAGCCGCACCTGCGCCAGGTCGCCGAGGCGTGGTCGCCCGACCGCACCCTCGTCGTCGTCGACCGCATCGCCGAGACCCGTCGCAACCTCGAACAGAACGTCGCCCCCACCCTCGCCCTCGAGAGCATGCTCGTCACCGTCGCGAGCGGAAGGACCCCGTGA
- the tmk gene encoding dTMP kinase, giving the protein MTTARRHPHAGLFVTFEGGDGAGKTTQAALLDAWLAEQGRTVVRTREPGGTEVGVLIRDIVLHHRGDVAPRAEALLYAADRAHHIATVVRPALDRGDVVIQDRYLDSSVAYQGAGRVLGRDEVRDLSLWATEGLLPDLTVLLDLAPDAARARLDADDKPFDRLEAEKDAFHARVRAEFLELAANEPDRFLVLDAAQAPEALAAAVRERVTALAEASGGVGRAG; this is encoded by the coding sequence GTGACGACCGCGCGCCGGCATCCGCATGCCGGGCTCTTCGTCACGTTCGAGGGCGGCGACGGAGCGGGCAAGACCACCCAGGCCGCGCTGCTGGACGCGTGGCTCGCCGAGCAGGGACGCACCGTCGTGCGCACCCGCGAGCCCGGCGGCACCGAGGTGGGCGTGCTCATCCGCGACATCGTGCTGCACCACCGCGGCGACGTCGCCCCGCGCGCGGAGGCGCTGCTCTACGCGGCCGACCGCGCGCACCACATCGCGACGGTCGTGCGCCCGGCCCTCGACCGCGGCGACGTGGTGATCCAGGACCGCTACCTCGACTCCTCCGTCGCGTACCAGGGCGCCGGACGCGTCCTCGGGCGCGACGAGGTCCGCGACCTGTCGCTGTGGGCGACCGAGGGTCTGCTGCCCGACCTGACCGTCCTGCTCGACCTCGCCCCCGACGCGGCCCGCGCCCGGCTCGACGCCGACGACAAGCCCTTCGACCGGCTCGAGGCCGAGAAGGACGCGTTCCACGCGCGCGTCCGAGCGGAGTTCCTCGAACTCGCGGCGAACGAGCCCGACCGGTTCCTGGTGCTCGACGCCGCCCAGGCGCCCGAGGCGCTCGCCGCGGCGGTGCGCGAGCGGGTGACGGCGCTCGCGGAGGCGTCCGGCGGTGTCGGCCGCGCCGGTTAG
- the topA gene encoding type I DNA topoisomerase, with amino-acid sequence MAEGKKLVIVESPTKMKSIQGYLGDDYEVLSSVGHIRDLADKKDIPAEKKQAYGKYSIDIDNGFDPYYVPSERGKKTVAELKRALKGADELLLATDEDREGEAIAWHLLETLKPKVPVKRMVFHEITKDAIRAAAENTRELDLALVDAQETRRILDRLYGWDVSPVLWFKVQQGTSAGRVQSAATRLVVDRERERMAFVSASYWDIETTAARGSDAFGARLARLDGAALARGTDFDDRGQLKKAVVVLDEEAVQSLAAAIEAVGEASVTALESKPGTRSPRAPFTTSTLQQEAGRKLSMSAKHAMGVAQRLYEKGYITYMRTDSVALSAQAVQAARAQAVEMYGDKSVPPNPRSYRSKSKNAQEAHEAIRPSGDVFRKPSEVSGDLDRDEQRLYDLIWKRTMASQMSDAKYETTTVTLAVDADGRHAEFTASGTVYTFKGFLEAYEEGSDEKRSDADKSDDQQLPALEVGDTLRLKDIEPKGHSTSPKPRYTEASLVKALEEKGIGRPSTFASIIDVIINRGYVTKRGQALIPSWLAFSVIRLLEQHFSDLVDYDFTAALEDDLDAIARGEQKRVEWLKDFYFGSDAHVGLRNIVDNLGEIDAREINATRIGDIATLRFGKYGPYLEVPNAENPEGDPRRVNIPEDLAPDELTVAKAQELIDAPVAGDRVLGENPANGKIIVVKDGRFGPYVQETDPVDPDAVDAATGEVAEAEKPAPKKRGAKKDAAPKPRTASLFKSMSVDTVDLETALKLLDLPRIVGADPESGEAITAQNGRYGPYLKKGTESRSLDGEQQIFDITLEQALAIYAQPKYGARRASSALKEFEADPTSGKPIKLRDGRFGPYVTDGETNATVPRGEDAMEVTFERAVQLLADKRAKGPAPKRTTRKTTTRKTTAKK; translated from the coding sequence TTGGCAGAAGGCAAGAAGCTCGTCATCGTCGAGTCCCCGACGAAGATGAAGTCGATCCAGGGCTACCTCGGCGATGACTACGAGGTGCTCAGCTCGGTCGGGCACATCCGCGATCTGGCGGACAAGAAGGACATCCCGGCCGAGAAGAAGCAGGCCTACGGCAAGTACTCGATCGACATCGACAACGGGTTCGATCCCTACTACGTGCCCAGCGAGCGCGGCAAGAAGACCGTCGCCGAGCTCAAGCGCGCGCTCAAGGGAGCCGACGAACTCCTCCTCGCCACTGATGAGGACCGCGAGGGCGAGGCCATCGCGTGGCACCTTCTCGAGACCCTCAAGCCGAAGGTCCCCGTCAAGCGCATGGTGTTCCACGAGATCACCAAGGACGCCATCCGCGCCGCCGCGGAGAACACCCGCGAACTCGACCTGGCGCTCGTCGACGCGCAGGAGACGCGCCGCATCCTCGACCGCCTCTACGGCTGGGACGTCAGCCCCGTCCTGTGGTTCAAGGTGCAGCAGGGCACGTCCGCCGGACGCGTGCAGTCCGCCGCGACCCGCCTCGTGGTCGACCGCGAGCGCGAGCGCATGGCCTTCGTGTCGGCGTCGTACTGGGACATCGAGACGACCGCGGCCCGCGGCTCCGACGCGTTCGGAGCGCGCCTCGCGCGCCTGGACGGCGCGGCGCTGGCCCGCGGCACCGACTTCGACGACCGCGGCCAGCTGAAGAAGGCCGTCGTCGTCCTCGACGAAGAGGCCGTCCAGTCGCTCGCCGCCGCCATCGAAGCCGTAGGCGAGGCATCCGTCACCGCGCTGGAGTCCAAGCCCGGCACGCGCAGCCCCCGCGCGCCCTTCACAACCTCGACCCTCCAGCAGGAGGCCGGGCGCAAGCTCTCGATGAGCGCCAAGCACGCCATGGGCGTCGCGCAGCGCCTCTACGAGAAGGGGTACATCACCTACATGCGCACCGACTCGGTCGCCCTCAGCGCCCAGGCGGTGCAGGCGGCCCGGGCGCAGGCCGTCGAGATGTACGGCGACAAGTCCGTGCCGCCCAACCCGCGCAGCTACCGCAGCAAGTCCAAGAACGCGCAGGAGGCCCACGAGGCCATCCGCCCGTCGGGCGACGTGTTCCGCAAGCCCTCCGAGGTCTCGGGCGACCTCGACCGCGACGAGCAGCGCCTGTACGACCTCATCTGGAAGCGCACGATGGCCAGCCAGATGTCCGACGCCAAGTACGAGACGACGACGGTCACCCTCGCCGTCGACGCCGACGGCCGCCACGCCGAGTTCACAGCATCCGGCACCGTCTACACCTTCAAGGGCTTCCTCGAGGCTTATGAAGAGGGCAGCGACGAGAAGCGATCGGATGCCGACAAGTCGGACGACCAGCAGCTCCCCGCTCTCGAGGTCGGCGACACGCTGCGCCTGAAGGACATCGAGCCCAAGGGCCACTCGACCTCGCCGAAGCCCCGCTACACCGAGGCGAGCCTCGTGAAGGCGCTCGAGGAGAAGGGCATCGGCCGCCCGTCGACGTTCGCGAGCATCATCGACGTGATCATCAACCGCGGGTACGTCACCAAGCGCGGTCAGGCGCTCATCCCCAGCTGGCTCGCGTTCAGCGTCATCCGGCTGCTCGAGCAGCACTTCTCCGACCTCGTCGACTACGACTTCACGGCGGCGCTCGAGGACGACCTCGACGCGATCGCCCGCGGCGAGCAGAAGCGCGTGGAGTGGCTGAAGGATTTCTACTTCGGCTCGGACGCCCACGTGGGCCTGCGCAACATCGTCGACAACCTCGGCGAGATCGACGCGCGCGAGATCAACGCAACGCGCATCGGCGACATCGCCACGCTCCGCTTCGGCAAGTACGGCCCGTACCTCGAGGTCCCCAACGCCGAGAATCCCGAGGGCGACCCGCGCCGCGTCAACATCCCCGAGGACCTCGCGCCCGACGAGCTGACCGTGGCCAAGGCCCAGGAGCTCATCGACGCGCCCGTCGCCGGCGACCGCGTGCTGGGCGAGAACCCGGCCAACGGCAAGATCATCGTCGTCAAGGACGGCCGGTTCGGGCCCTACGTGCAGGAGACCGACCCGGTGGACCCGGACGCCGTCGACGCGGCCACCGGCGAGGTCGCCGAGGCCGAGAAGCCGGCGCCGAAGAAGCGCGGCGCCAAGAAGGACGCCGCGCCCAAGCCCCGCACGGCGTCGCTGTTCAAGTCGATGTCGGTCGACACCGTCGACCTCGAGACCGCCCTCAAGCTGCTGGACCTGCCGCGCATCGTCGGCGCCGACCCCGAGTCGGGCGAGGCCATCACGGCGCAGAACGGCCGCTACGGTCCGTACCTGAAGAAGGGGACCGAGTCGCGCTCGCTCGACGGCGAGCAGCAGATCTTCGACATCACCCTCGAGCAGGCGCTCGCGATCTACGCGCAGCCGAAGTACGGCGCGCGTCGCGCGTCGAGCGCGCTGAAGGAGTTCGAGGCCGACCCCACCAGCGGCAAGCCCATCAAGCTGCGCGACGGCCGCTTCGGCCCGTACGTGACCGACGGCGAGACCAACGCCACGGTGCCGCGCGGCGAGGACGCCATGGAGGTCACGTTCGAGCGGGCCGTGCAGCTGCTCGCCGACAAGCGCGCCAAGGGCCCCGCCCCCAAGCGCACGACGCGCAAGACCACGACGCGCAAGACCACGGCGAAGAAGTGA
- a CDS encoding maltokinase N-terminal cap-like domain-containing protein, giving the protein MDSMLAFLAPWMSRQRWYGGKGREPSLRLEATWELASPAPAEARVLVHLVADEATLPAVTYQIPVVERETAAVDIDSEHVIGSPVPGTTLIDGPFDPAFTAALEALITRGGGEAGIEGTPIGEAVHAEPRTASVLAGEQSNTSIVYRGERDSMICKVYRQVHAGLSPDIELSAALSAAGSIYVPRAIGFVSATRADPRDPAGTWSGSLAFGQEFLADVEDAWRVALRAAAEDRDFTAEARSLGNATADVHRTLAELFPTRPAGPDDRAAVFRAWERRLSIAVAEVTPMADLADAVHDIYDAAGRGPWPSLQRIHGDLHLGQVLEVADHGCVLLDFEGEPMRPMRERTEPDLALRDVAGVLRSLDYVVGSLRVEDGRSPEGMQSWARHTRRAFLDGYSAASGADVEQAGLLLVALELDKAVYECIYEARNRPEWLGIPFGGVERLLARAARFA; this is encoded by the coding sequence ATGGACAGCATGCTGGCGTTCCTCGCGCCGTGGATGTCGCGTCAGCGGTGGTACGGCGGGAAGGGACGCGAACCGAGCCTGCGGTTGGAGGCGACGTGGGAGCTCGCCTCGCCCGCACCCGCCGAGGCGCGTGTGCTGGTGCACCTGGTCGCCGACGAGGCGACGCTCCCGGCGGTGACCTACCAGATCCCGGTCGTCGAGCGCGAGACCGCGGCCGTCGACATCGACTCCGAGCATGTGATCGGCAGCCCCGTCCCCGGCACCACGCTCATCGACGGGCCCTTCGACCCCGCGTTCACCGCCGCGCTCGAGGCGCTGATCACGCGCGGCGGCGGGGAGGCCGGCATCGAGGGCACTCCGATCGGCGAGGCGGTGCACGCCGAACCGCGAACGGCGAGCGTCCTCGCGGGCGAGCAGTCCAACACGTCCATCGTCTACCGCGGTGAGCGGGACTCGATGATCTGCAAGGTGTACCGGCAGGTCCATGCGGGCCTCAGCCCGGACATCGAGCTGTCGGCGGCGCTGTCGGCGGCGGGGTCCATCTACGTGCCCCGGGCGATCGGCTTCGTCAGCGCGACCCGAGCCGATCCCCGCGACCCGGCCGGGACGTGGTCGGGGTCGCTCGCCTTCGGGCAGGAGTTCCTCGCGGACGTCGAGGACGCGTGGCGCGTGGCGCTGCGCGCCGCCGCCGAGGACCGGGACTTCACGGCGGAGGCGCGCTCGCTCGGCAATGCGACCGCCGACGTCCACCGCACCCTCGCCGAACTCTTCCCCACGCGGCCGGCGGGCCCGGACGACCGAGCGGCCGTGTTCCGGGCATGGGAGCGGAGGCTGTCGATCGCCGTCGCCGAGGTGACGCCGATGGCCGACCTCGCAGACGCGGTCCACGACATCTACGATGCCGCCGGCCGCGGGCCGTGGCCGTCCCTCCAGCGCATCCACGGGGACCTGCACCTCGGCCAGGTGCTCGAGGTCGCCGATCACGGCTGCGTGCTCCTGGACTTCGAGGGCGAGCCGATGCGTCCGATGCGCGAGCGCACGGAGCCCGACCTCGCTCTGCGGGATGTCGCCGGCGTGCTCCGCTCGCTCGACTACGTCGTGGGCTCGCTCCGCGTCGAGGATGGGCGCTCACCCGAGGGCATGCAGAGCTGGGCCCGGCACACGCGGCGCGCGTTCCTCGACGGCTACTCGGCCGCCTCGGGAGCGGACGTCGAGCAGGCCGGGCTGCTGCTGGTGGCGCTCGAGCTCGACAAGGCGGTCTACGAGTGCATCTACGAGGCGCGCAACAGACCCGAGTGGCTCGGCATCCCGTTCGGCGGCGTCGAACGGCTTCTCGCCCGGGCGGCCAGATTCGCGTGA
- a CDS encoding helicase, with translation MAGSGLTVAVAAVSATCAVALCAVAAGAVEGQRAAAAADAAALAAADAASGAIPGYPCERAQEVAGALGFEVAECDLSALIATVSVRGGIGPMHATATSRAGPPP, from the coding sequence ATGGCCGGCTCAGGGCTGACGGTCGCCGTCGCCGCGGTGTCGGCGACGTGCGCGGTGGCGCTGTGCGCGGTCGCGGCCGGCGCCGTCGAGGGACAGCGGGCGGCCGCCGCCGCGGATGCCGCCGCGCTGGCTGCGGCCGACGCCGCGTCCGGCGCGATCCCGGGCTATCCGTGCGAGCGCGCCCAGGAGGTGGCCGGCGCGCTCGGATTCGAGGTGGCCGAGTGCGACCTCTCGGCCCTCATCGCGACGGTCTCGGTGCGCGGAGGAATCGGGCCGATGCACGCGACGGCGACGTCGCGCGCGGGGCCGCCGCCCTGA
- a CDS encoding TadE family type IV pilus minor pilin, which translates to MVAEFAIAMPAAVLVLAFGLGALATGARQVLLQDAAADGARLWARGESAERVGDAVRATVADASITLDRRGGLVCLTVSAPAPLPVIGRLSATGCALDEGVAPWPAQG; encoded by the coding sequence GTGGTCGCCGAGTTCGCGATCGCGATGCCCGCCGCCGTCCTGGTGCTCGCCTTCGGACTCGGCGCGCTGGCCACGGGCGCACGCCAGGTGCTGCTTCAGGATGCGGCGGCGGACGGTGCACGGCTGTGGGCGCGCGGCGAGTCCGCCGAGCGCGTCGGCGACGCCGTGCGCGCCACGGTCGCCGATGCGAGCATCACGCTCGACCGTCGCGGCGGGCTCGTGTGTCTGACGGTGAGCGCGCCCGCGCCGCTCCCCGTGATCGGCCGGCTCAGCGCCACCGGATGCGCGCTCGACGAGGGGGTGGCGCCATGGCCGGCTCAGGGCTGA
- a CDS encoding DUF4244 domain-containing protein, with protein MILLSFLRRADALPLFARRPPALPRLTRRRAERLFGDDTGAATAEYAIATMAAVAFAGLLVVIMRSDEVRGILTDLVRRALTVE; from the coding sequence ATGATTCTTCTCTCCTTCCTGCGGCGCGCCGACGCCCTTCCGCTCTTCGCACGGCGTCCGCCCGCCCTGCCCCGACTCACGCGGCGTCGCGCCGAGCGCCTGTTCGGCGACGACACCGGCGCCGCCACCGCGGAATACGCCATCGCCACGATGGCCGCCGTCGCCTTCGCGGGGCTGCTGGTCGTCATCATGCGCAGCGACGAGGTGCGCGGGATCCTCACCGACCTGGTGCGCCGTGCGCTCACGGTCGAATGA
- a CDS encoding type II secretion system F family protein → MHLRRRVESRDDDAAVAADTALRLAVLLQAGIAPARAWEHLADLGDAIAARVRDGVAAGLAPADAIARAGGVSADRVRDDSVSAWRDVAAAWRVATTVGAPLAESLRAIAAALRDTQEARDEVRVALAEPAATARLMSWLPLIGAGLGLALGFDTLAVLATTPAGAACLVAGVALMAIARRWTAAMVARARASATVPGLGAEVLAIALSAGASIERARTLAAESLGPGPGPAEHQRAVLDLSARAGVPAVELLRASASLERHRARTDARLRAGRLATGLLAPLGVCTLPAFLLLGVAPLLLSVMGAVGLPPGLDEAVP, encoded by the coding sequence GTGCACCTGAGACGGCGGGTCGAATCCCGCGACGACGACGCCGCGGTCGCGGCCGACACGGCGCTGCGGCTGGCGGTGCTGCTGCAGGCGGGCATCGCCCCGGCGCGCGCCTGGGAGCACCTCGCCGACCTCGGCGATGCGATCGCCGCGAGGGTGCGCGACGGCGTCGCGGCGGGCCTCGCGCCCGCCGACGCGATCGCCCGGGCGGGCGGTGTGTCGGCCGACCGGGTCCGCGACGACTCCGTGAGCGCGTGGCGCGACGTCGCCGCGGCCTGGCGCGTGGCCACGACGGTGGGCGCGCCGCTGGCCGAGAGCCTGCGCGCCATCGCCGCCGCTCTGCGCGACACGCAGGAGGCCCGGGATGAGGTGCGCGTCGCCCTCGCAGAGCCCGCCGCGACGGCACGGCTGATGTCGTGGCTGCCTCTGATCGGCGCCGGTCTCGGGCTCGCGCTGGGGTTCGACACGCTCGCGGTGCTCGCCACCACGCCCGCGGGCGCCGCATGCCTCGTCGCGGGGGTGGCGCTCATGGCCATCGCGCGCCGGTGGACGGCCGCGATGGTGGCGCGCGCACGCGCTTCGGCGACGGTGCCCGGGCTCGGCGCGGAGGTGCTCGCGATCGCGCTCAGCGCCGGCGCCTCGATCGAGCGGGCCCGGACGCTCGCAGCCGAATCCCTCGGCCCCGGCCCCGGCCCCGCGGAGCATCAGCGGGCCGTGCTCGACCTGTCGGCCCGTGCCGGTGTGCCCGCCGTCGAGCTGCTGCGCGCGTCGGCCTCACTCGAACGCCACCGCGCCCGCACCGATGCGCGGCTGCGGGCGGGCCGGCTCGCGACGGGTCTGCTCGCCCCGCTCGGGGTGTGCACGCTGCCGGCGTTCCTCCTGCTCGGCGTCGCGCCCCTGCTGCTGAGCGTCATGGGGGCCGTCGGCCTGCCGCCGGGGCTCGACGAGGCGGTGCCATGA